A section of the Rhizomicrobium sp. genome encodes:
- a CDS encoding ferritin-like domain-containing protein: MVQITKDNAYDAVAPDDFPAMLNPARYNVRSTAFDKIISATHDHFWDPLDKKYIDFGAPYDATEKMIMPENFFPIFHTRIGDTMTREQKIKFANEATRWQLSAILHGEQGALALSASLCHILRDPGAQEYAANQTREEARHVTAFAAYIKSRWGTPLPCGPTLQSLLTEMVGAPEVYKKIVGMQMLVEGLAMGAFATLYQNAQDPLLVKLCQLVMTDEAFHHKFGKIWADRTIPKLSKDEQALVEDWAAQCFQTLLFNLINAEQMQTVYDSVGIDWQDARAAIMEAFTDDDRREGMKQSANIFRVLIKTLLNAGIITERTKAFYGMYVDMDELKKEGDRMVGDDIAEEGIRYLQTINFADRSKGGELLAAE, encoded by the coding sequence ATGGTCCAGATCACCAAAGACAACGCCTATGACGCGGTGGCGCCCGACGATTTCCCCGCGATGCTGAACCCCGCGCGCTACAATGTGCGCTCGACCGCCTTCGACAAGATCATCAGCGCGACCCACGACCATTTCTGGGATCCGCTCGACAAGAAATACATCGACTTCGGCGCGCCCTATGACGCGACCGAGAAGATGATCATGCCGGAGAATTTCTTCCCGATCTTCCACACCCGCATCGGCGATACGATGACGCGCGAACAGAAGATCAAATTCGCCAACGAGGCGACGCGCTGGCAGCTTTCCGCCATCCTGCATGGCGAGCAGGGCGCACTCGCGCTCTCGGCCTCGCTTTGCCACATCCTGCGCGATCCGGGCGCCCAAGAATACGCCGCCAACCAGACGCGCGAGGAAGCCCGCCACGTCACCGCCTTCGCCGCCTATATCAAGTCGCGCTGGGGCACGCCGCTGCCCTGCGGCCCGACGCTGCAGTCGCTGCTGACCGAAATGGTCGGCGCGCCGGAGGTCTATAAGAAGATCGTCGGCATGCAGATGCTGGTCGAAGGCCTCGCCATGGGCGCCTTCGCGACGCTCTATCAGAACGCGCAGGACCCTTTGTTGGTCAAGCTATGTCAACTTGTGATGACCGACGAGGCGTTCCACCACAAATTCGGCAAGATCTGGGCCGACCGGACGATCCCCAAGCTTTCGAAGGACGAGCAGGCGCTGGTCGAGGACTGGGCGGCGCAGTGCTTCCAGACGCTGCTGTTCAACCTCATCAACGCCGAGCAGATGCAGACGGTCTATGACAGCGTCGGCATCGACTGGCAGGACGCGCGCGCCGCGATCATGGAGGCCTTCACCGACGACGACCGCCGCGAAGGCATGAAGCAGTCGGCCAACATCTTCCGCGTGCTGATCAAGACGCTGCTCAACGCCGGCATCATCACCGAGCGCACCAAGGCGTTCTACGGCATGTATGTCGACATGGACGAGCTGAAGAAGGAAGGCGACCGCATGGTCGGCGACGACATCGCCGAGGAGGGCATCAGATACCTCCAGACCATCAACTTCGCCGACCGCTCCAAGGGCGGCGAGCTGCTCGCGGCGGAGTAA
- a CDS encoding class I SAM-dependent methyltransferase: protein MDRRFDDGSAGDADYGAIGPGYADFRRPEPRIAAFLHAALGDAKTVLNVGAGAGSYEPSDRIVTAVEPSAQMRAQRPAHLPRAIDAVAEKLPFADGAFDAAMTTFSVHQWPDLAAGLKEVRRVTRGPVAVMTGDPERLDCFWLNDYAPEVIATEARRYPPVAAFAPLGGRIEAMNIPIPLDCSDGFNEAYYGRPEMLLDPKARRACSAWSFVASEAVARFERDLARDLASGAWDAKHGALRATPVFHGSLLLIVSRP, encoded by the coding sequence ATGGACAGGCGGTTCGACGACGGCAGCGCGGGCGATGCGGATTACGGCGCCATCGGCCCCGGCTATGCGGATTTCCGCCGGCCCGAGCCGCGCATCGCGGCATTCCTCCATGCGGCGCTGGGCGATGCGAAGACCGTGCTGAATGTCGGCGCGGGCGCCGGCTCCTATGAACCGTCCGACCGGATCGTGACTGCCGTGGAACCCTCAGCCCAGATGCGGGCGCAGCGGCCGGCGCACCTGCCGCGCGCCATCGATGCGGTCGCCGAGAAGCTGCCCTTCGCGGACGGTGCGTTCGATGCCGCGATGACGACCTTCTCGGTGCATCAATGGCCGGACCTCGCCGCGGGCCTGAAGGAGGTGCGGCGCGTGACGCGCGGGCCGGTGGCGGTCATGACCGGCGATCCCGAACGGCTCGATTGTTTCTGGCTGAACGACTATGCGCCGGAGGTGATCGCGACCGAGGCGCGCCGCTATCCGCCGGTCGCGGCCTTCGCGCCGCTCGGCGGCCGCATTGAAGCGATGAACATCCCCATCCCGCTCGACTGCAGCGACGGCTTCAACGAAGCCTATTACGGGCGGCCCGAAATGCTGCTCGATCCGAAGGCGCGACGGGCCTGCTCGGCCTGGAGCTTCGTCGCCTCCGAGGCAGTGGCGCGGTTCGAGCGCGACCTGGCGCGCGATCTCGCCAGCGGCGCCTGGGACGCGAAGCATGGCGCGCTGCGCGCCACGCCGGTCTTTCACGGCTCCCTCCTCTTGATAGTATCGCGGCCATGA
- a CDS encoding M24 family metallopeptidase, protein MSIGSERGRRARLEEAEAKGLALFDAIEREGLIVPGKREDELSAEIHALARDRFGVKAHWHKRIVRAGPNTVCIFSDDPPVHTIAEDDLVYLDLGPVIADWEADLGRTYALGRDPQKTALVADLPRLFDIVAAHYHAAPDITCEALYAFAQKTAEAAGWLFGGEIAGHTIQGRFPHPPVPRAGRLIAAGNASRMRDPDAKGEERHWILEIHLVDKARTFGGFYERLL, encoded by the coding sequence ATGAGCATTGGAAGTGAGAGGGGGCGCCGCGCCAGGCTGGAAGAGGCCGAAGCAAAAGGACTGGCGCTGTTCGACGCCATCGAGCGCGAAGGCCTGATCGTGCCCGGCAAGCGCGAGGACGAGCTGAGCGCGGAGATCCACGCCCTCGCCCGCGACCGCTTCGGCGTGAAAGCGCATTGGCACAAGCGCATCGTGCGCGCGGGGCCGAACACGGTGTGCATCTTCTCCGACGATCCGCCGGTGCACACGATAGCGGAAGACGACCTGGTCTATCTCGATCTCGGCCCGGTGATCGCGGATTGGGAAGCCGATCTCGGCCGGACCTATGCGCTGGGACGCGATCCGCAAAAGACGGCGCTGGTCGCCGACCTGCCGCGCCTGTTCGACATCGTGGCCGCGCACTACCACGCCGCGCCCGACATCACCTGCGAGGCGCTCTATGCCTTCGCGCAGAAGACGGCCGAGGCGGCCGGCTGGCTGTTCGGCGGCGAGATCGCCGGCCACACGATCCAGGGCCGCTTTCCGCATCCGCCGGTGCCCCGCGCCGGACGGCTGATCGCGGCGGGCAACGCCAGCCGCATGCGCGACCCCGACGCCAAAGGCGAGGAGCGGCACTGGATCCTGGAGATCCATCTGGTCGACAAGGCGCGAACCTTCGGCGGGTTCTATGAGCGGCTTTTGTAG
- a CDS encoding MmcB family DNA repair protein codes for MALVSTANAAEVARGVSRLLLQLGFSPILEFTLANGRRLDVAALGADGTLLGVEIKVALADLRGDTKWPDYLEFCEHFYFAIPPDFPDEHVPPGTGLIVADKYGGAIVRHATPAPVHASRRKAVMLRFAKVAADRLATLLEFAEDPRQPAVLPDAGH; via the coding sequence ATGGCACTCGTCTCGACGGCAAATGCGGCGGAGGTGGCGCGCGGCGTCAGCCGGCTGCTGCTGCAACTGGGCTTCAGCCCGATCCTGGAATTCACCCTCGCCAACGGCCGTCGGCTCGACGTCGCCGCGCTGGGCGCCGACGGGACCCTGCTCGGCGTGGAGATCAAGGTGGCCCTCGCCGACCTGCGCGGCGACACCAAATGGCCCGACTATCTGGAGTTCTGCGAGCACTTCTATTTCGCCATCCCGCCGGATTTCCCCGACGAGCATGTGCCGCCGGGCACCGGCCTGATCGTCGCCGACAAATATGGCGGCGCCATCGTGCGGCACGCGACGCCGGCGCCGGTGCATGCCAGCCGGCGCAAGGCGGTCATGCTGCGCTTCGCCAAGGTCGCGGCCGACCGTCTCGCCACCCTGCTCGAATTCGCGGAAGACCCGCGCCAGCCTGCGGTGCTGCCCGATGCCGGTCACTAA
- a CDS encoding MmcQ/YjbR family DNA-binding protein encodes MPVTKADLKRIALSFPGAREEPSYGRPAFKIEKKFFTRLRREDDSIVWVVDSIDERDHLLEMDPKTYFITDHYKNHPSVLVRIARIDKPMLRKMLERRWRAVAPKKLIRAVEEASAKTLRTGAAARRKR; translated from the coding sequence ATGCCGGTCACTAAGGCCGATCTGAAGAGGATCGCGCTGTCCTTTCCCGGCGCGCGGGAGGAACCGTCCTACGGCCGGCCCGCCTTCAAGATCGAGAAGAAATTCTTCACCCGGCTGCGCCGCGAGGACGATTCCATCGTCTGGGTCGTCGATTCGATCGACGAGCGCGACCACCTGCTCGAAATGGACCCAAAGACCTATTTCATCACCGACCACTACAAGAACCATCCCAGCGTGCTGGTGCGCATCGCCCGCATCGACAAGCCCATGCTGCGCAAGATGCTGGAGCGCCGCTGGCGCGCGGTGGCGCCGAAGAAGCTGATCAGGGCGGTCGAAGAGGCGTCGGCGAAGACGCTTCGTACGGGCGCGGCGGCGAGGAGGAAACGTTGA
- a CDS encoding ActR/PrrA/RegA family redox response regulator transcription factor has translation MSGDEKTLLLVEDDRPLRERLARAMEARGFTVMIAEGVAEGKARAKEAPPAYAVVDLKLDDGNGLDVVETLHVVRPDSRVVVLTGFGNIATAVAAVKYGAIDYLPKPADADDILAALMAQPGSKPKPPENPMSADRVRWEHIQRVYELCGHNVSETARRLNMHRRTLQRILAKRSPR, from the coding sequence ATGAGCGGCGACGAAAAGACCCTGCTCCTGGTCGAGGACGACCGCCCTCTGCGCGAGCGGCTGGCCCGCGCCATGGAAGCGCGCGGCTTCACCGTGATGATCGCCGAGGGCGTGGCCGAGGGCAAGGCGCGCGCCAAGGAAGCGCCGCCGGCCTATGCGGTGGTGGATCTCAAGCTCGACGACGGCAACGGGCTCGACGTGGTGGAGACGCTGCATGTCGTGCGGCCCGACAGCCGCGTCGTGGTGCTGACCGGCTTCGGCAATATCGCGACCGCCGTCGCGGCGGTGAAATACGGCGCCATCGACTACCTGCCCAAGCCGGCCGATGCCGACGACATCCTGGCCGCGCTGATGGCGCAGCCCGGCTCCAAGCCCAAGCCGCCGGAGAATCCGATGTCGGCGGATCGCGTGCGCTGGGAACACATCCAGCGGGTCTACGAATTGTGCGGCCACAACGTGTCGGAGACGGCACGCCGCCTCAACATGCACCGCCGCACGCTGCAGCGCATCCTGGCGAAGCGCAGCCCGCGTTAG
- a CDS encoding ActS/PrrB/RegB family redox-sensitive histidine kinase: MSDTDRARLRTFTATPASAARGRVRLRTLSNLRWMAVGGQSAALFIVYFGFGYSLPLLQCAGAIAASVVVNIVLTLRYPASHRLTNREATGYLGFDVLQLAALLYLTGGIMNPFALMFLAPVVIAAATLNLGNTLILAGIAFASVCVISVLHKPLPWAAGEALVLPTLYLAGIWASLVIGIGFTSIYSWRIASEGARMSAGLAATQLALSREHRLASIGALATAAAHELGTPLGTIAVVARELERALPRGSPEAEDAALLREQAERCRAILARLANPEETLLGETARLPLGAFLEDLAEPYRGEDLEIAIEIRPDVEGDAMPQVWRAPELLHGLGNIIENAADFAQSRVCIQARWNASLLRIAVEDDGPGFAPEIFERIGEPYITSRPGHFALGETEIGPTGTLDKHEGMGLGFFIAKTLLEQTGATVAAVNPDSGGARVSAVWPRNVIDGEAPPGRGEG; the protein is encoded by the coding sequence GTGAGCGACACGGACCGGGCAAGGCTTCGGACTTTCACCGCGACGCCGGCCTCGGCGGCGCGCGGACGGGTGCGGCTGCGCACGCTGTCCAATCTGCGCTGGATGGCGGTGGGCGGCCAGTCGGCGGCGCTGTTCATCGTCTATTTCGGCTTCGGCTATTCGCTCCCGCTTCTGCAATGCGCCGGCGCGATCGCGGCCAGCGTGGTCGTCAATATCGTGCTCACGCTGCGCTATCCGGCGAGCCACCGCCTCACCAATCGCGAGGCGACGGGCTATCTCGGCTTCGACGTGCTGCAGCTCGCGGCGCTGCTCTATCTGACCGGCGGGATCATGAATCCCTTCGCGCTGATGTTCCTGGCGCCGGTGGTGATCGCGGCCGCGACGCTCAATCTCGGCAATACGCTGATCCTGGCCGGCATCGCCTTCGCCTCGGTCTGCGTGATCTCGGTGTTGCACAAGCCGCTGCCCTGGGCGGCGGGCGAGGCGCTGGTCCTGCCGACGCTGTACTTGGCGGGCATCTGGGCCTCGCTGGTGATCGGCATCGGATTCACCTCGATCTATTCCTGGCGCATCGCGAGCGAGGGCGCGCGGATGTCGGCGGGCCTGGCGGCGACGCAGCTCGCGCTGTCGCGCGAGCATCGCCTGGCCTCGATCGGCGCGCTGGCGACCGCGGCGGCGCATGAGCTGGGCACGCCGCTCGGCACCATCGCGGTGGTGGCGCGCGAGCTCGAACGCGCCCTGCCGCGCGGCTCGCCGGAGGCCGAGGACGCGGCGCTGCTGCGCGAGCAGGCCGAGCGCTGCCGCGCCATCCTCGCCCGCCTCGCCAATCCGGAAGAGACGCTTCTGGGCGAGACCGCGCGCCTGCCGCTGGGCGCCTTCCTCGAAGACCTCGCCGAGCCCTATCGCGGCGAAGACTTGGAGATCGCCATCGAGATCAGGCCCGATGTCGAAGGTGATGCCATGCCGCAAGTGTGGCGCGCGCCGGAGCTCCTGCACGGCCTCGGCAACATCATCGAGAACGCCGCCGATTTCGCGCAGAGCCGGGTGTGCATCCAGGCGCGCTGGAATGCGAGCCTGCTGCGCATCGCGGTGGAGGATGACGGCCCGGGCTTCGCGCCGGAGATTTTCGAGCGCATTGGCGAGCCCTACATCACCTCGCGCCCCGGCCATTTCGCGCTCGGCGAGACCGAGATCGGCCCGACCGGCACGCTCGACAAGCACGAGGGCATGGGGCTCGGCTTCTTCATCGCCAAGACCTTGCTCGAACAGACCGGCGCGACGGTCGCCGCGGTCAATCCCGATTCCGGCGGCGCGCGCGTCAGCGCGGTGTGGCCGCGCAACGTGATCGACGGCGAAGCCCCTCCCGGACGCGGCGAAGGCTGA
- a CDS encoding SCO family protein — protein sequence MRRISVILIPVLLLLALLLGAALWRVSDTLPGLGRVVGTGTPAIGAPFALTDQDGRTRRSAEFRGRYMLIYFGYSYCPDVCPTTLAMIGEALAKLGSRQDRIVPIFITVDPQRDTPAQLKTYLKAFGPQFVGLTGDARAIAKVAGDYRVYFKKQPLPGSGYGMDHSNVIYLMGPDGRFVTYWDDTAIGPDKLAEELRARL from the coding sequence ATGCGGCGCATTTCGGTCATTCTCATCCCGGTCCTTCTCCTGCTGGCGCTGCTTCTGGGCGCCGCGCTGTGGCGGGTGAGCGATACGCTGCCGGGGCTCGGCCGCGTCGTCGGAACCGGAACGCCGGCGATCGGGGCGCCCTTCGCGCTGACCGACCAGGACGGCAGGACGCGGCGCTCCGCGGAATTCCGCGGCCGCTACATGCTGATCTATTTCGGCTATTCCTATTGCCCCGATGTCTGCCCGACGACCCTGGCGATGATCGGCGAGGCGCTCGCCAAGCTCGGTAGCCGGCAGGACCGGATCGTTCCGATCTTCATCACCGTCGATCCGCAGCGCGATACGCCGGCGCAGCTCAAGACCTATCTGAAGGCATTCGGGCCGCAGTTCGTCGGGCTGACCGGCGACGCCAGGGCGATCGCGAAAGTGGCGGGCGACTACCGCGTCTATTTCAAGAAGCAGCCCCTGCCCGGCAGCGGCTACGGCATGGATCACTCCAACGTGATCTATCTGATGGGCCCGGACGGACGCTTCGTCACCTATTGGGACGACACCGCCATCGGCCCGGACAAACTCGCCGAAGAATTGCGCGCGCGGCTTTAG
- a CDS encoding VOC family protein has product MRNALLAVLILLAPVAARAADPKETLVTPAPIVFFDIAGPDQDKQHAFYAGVFGWTIDPSGAIKNAGLDGTLRKDPADKILYLGVPDVTAALAQVTAAGGTVIVPRFEAKGVAVIGLFKDPAGNGMGLVEMKDGKPVIP; this is encoded by the coding sequence ATGCGCAACGCGCTGCTCGCCGTCCTGATCCTGCTGGCGCCCGTTGCGGCGCGCGCCGCCGATCCCAAGGAGACACTCGTGACCCCTGCCCCCATCGTGTTCTTCGATATCGCCGGCCCCGACCAGGACAAGCAGCACGCCTTCTATGCCGGCGTGTTCGGCTGGACCATCGATCCGTCGGGCGCGATCAAGAATGCCGGGCTGGACGGCACGCTGCGCAAGGACCCGGCCGACAAGATCCTCTATCTCGGGGTGCCCGACGTGACGGCGGCGCTGGCGCAGGTGACGGCCGCCGGCGGCACCGTCATCGTACCGCGTTTCGAGGCGAAGGGCGTGGCGGTGATCGGCCTGTTCAAGGACCCGGCCGGCAACGGCATGGGCCTGGTCGAGATGAAGGACGGCAAGCCCGTCATTCCCTAA
- the folD gene encoding bifunctional methylenetetrahydrofolate dehydrogenase/methenyltetrahydrofolate cyclohydrolase FolD encodes MTAKIIDGKAAAAKLRERIVAETAALKSAHGIVPGLATVLVGNDPASEVYVRNKGRTAEAIGFKSLHFSLPADASEAEVLARVRALNADKSVHGILVQMPLPSQVREAAVLDTLDPAKDVDALTPTNAGLLMSGRAALVSCTPAGVMMLLKEYVGDIAGKDAIVIGRSLLFGKPAAQLLLAANATVTMAHSRSRDLPALARRADILVAAIGKPGLVKADWVKPGAAVIDVGINRIDLGGGKTKIVGDVDYEPAAAVASYITPVPGGVGAMTIVCLMRNTLIAAAVQAGLDMPNI; translated from the coding sequence GTGACCGCCAAGATCATCGACGGAAAAGCCGCCGCCGCGAAGCTGCGCGAGCGCATCGTGGCCGAGACCGCAGCGCTGAAGAGCGCCCACGGCATCGTGCCGGGCCTCGCCACCGTGCTGGTCGGCAACGATCCGGCGAGCGAGGTCTATGTCCGCAACAAGGGCAGGACGGCCGAGGCCATCGGCTTCAAGTCGCTGCACTTCTCCCTCCCCGCCGACGCGTCGGAGGCCGAGGTTCTGGCGCGCGTCCGGGCGCTCAACGCCGACAAATCCGTACACGGAATTTTGGTCCAGATGCCGCTGCCGTCGCAGGTGCGCGAAGCCGCGGTGCTCGACACGCTCGATCCGGCGAAGGACGTCGACGCGCTGACGCCGACCAATGCGGGCCTGCTGATGAGCGGGCGCGCCGCGCTGGTGTCCTGCACCCCGGCGGGCGTGATGATGCTGCTGAAAGAGTATGTCGGCGATATCGCCGGCAAGGACGCCATCGTGATCGGCCGCTCGCTGTTGTTCGGCAAGCCGGCGGCGCAGCTTCTGCTCGCCGCCAACGCCACCGTCACCATGGCGCATTCGCGCTCGCGCGACCTGCCCGCGCTGGCGCGCCGCGCCGACATCCTGGTCGCCGCCATCGGCAAGCCGGGGCTGGTGAAGGCCGATTGGGTGAAGCCCGGCGCGGCGGTGATCGACGTCGGCATCAACCGGATCGATCTGGGCGGCGGCAAGACGAAGATCGTCGGCGACGTCGATTACGAGCCGGCGGCCGCGGTCGCGTCCTATATAACGCCGGTGCCGGGCGGCGTCGGCGCCATGACCATCGTCTGCCTGATGCGGAACACCTTGATCGCCGCCGCCGTTCAGGCAGGATTGGACATGCCCAACATCTGA
- a CDS encoding DUF167 family protein, with protein MRARDGGILFALRLTPKGGRDAVEGWSVGADGSEHLKARVASPPEDGKANAALIALLAKTLDVRKTTIEIVAGQTSRLKTIAIAAPAADTIRRLETIGAAK; from the coding sequence GTGCGGGCCCGGGACGGCGGCATCCTCTTCGCGCTGCGCCTGACGCCGAAAGGCGGCCGCGATGCCGTCGAGGGCTGGAGCGTGGGCGCCGATGGGAGCGAGCATCTGAAAGCCCGCGTCGCTTCGCCGCCGGAGGACGGCAAGGCCAATGCGGCTTTGATTGCGCTGCTGGCAAAGACGCTTGACGTGCGCAAGACCACAATCGAAATCGTCGCGGGGCAAACCTCGCGCCTGAAGACCATCGCCATCGCCGCGCCCGCCGCCGACACCATCCGGCGGCTGGAGACCATCGGAGCTGCCAAGTGA
- a CDS encoding YggT family protein, whose amino-acid sequence MANVFLSPLLWLVNTVADLYIMIIIIAVVASWLVAFGILNIRNPVARQIMQILDALTEPVFRQVRRIIPPIRGLDLSPIIVWICVELLRIFLNNLILYLMYPR is encoded by the coding sequence ATGGCAAACGTCTTCCTCTCCCCGCTGCTGTGGCTCGTGAACACGGTCGCGGACCTCTACATCATGATCATCATCATCGCGGTGGTCGCGAGCTGGCTGGTCGCGTTCGGCATTCTCAACATCCGCAATCCGGTGGCGCGCCAGATCATGCAGATCCTGGACGCCTTGACCGAGCCGGTGTTCCGCCAGGTGCGCCGGATCATCCCGCCGATCCGCGGCCTCGACCTGTCGCCCATCATCGTGTGGATCTGCGTCGAGCTGCTGCGCATCTTCCTCAACAACCTCATCCTCTATCTGATGTACCCGCGCTGA